The Flammeovirgaceae bacterium genome contains a region encoding:
- a CDS encoding S41 family peptidase, translating to MWRKAKWIMLAATAVAFMLAFSKPADTYFEVAKNLDIFATLFKEVNAYYVDEVDPKQLIRKGIDGMLESLDPYTDFIPEEELEGFRITTTGQYAGIGALIGIVNKKTIITHPYKNFPAYKAGLKVGDEIIAVDGVDAQGKSTAEVSTLLKGPAKTDVEIRIRRQGQKNDLVFKIKRERISIRNVAYAGMLNEEVGYIKLDDFTPGAGKEVADATVKLKQQGAKKLILDLRDNPGGMLHEAVNIVNLFIPKGKEVVSMKGKVADWNKTYTTLNNPLDTEIPMIVLTGEGSASASEIVAGALQDYDRAVLIGRKTFGKGLVQATRQLSYNAQLKVTTAKYYIPSGRCIQELDYTHRNADGTVDKVADSLKKEFKTSKGRKVFDGGGLDPDITIEPEYLGTVTVALISAGHIFEYASKYCGEHPVQPDLKTFRLPDAEYDKFIAWLKERKFSYSTPLEAETKQLIEAAKQERYYAELAKDLETFKNKVETNKTADFTRFKQEISEVLEQQIAFHYALNEGQALVSMSRDKAISESVSLLSDLQSYRLILTPQ from the coding sequence ATGTGGAGAAAAGCTAAATGGATTATGCTGGCAGCAACCGCTGTTGCCTTCATGCTGGCGTTCAGCAAACCAGCCGATACGTATTTCGAGGTAGCCAAAAACCTCGACATTTTTGCCACCCTTTTTAAAGAGGTTAATGCCTATTATGTTGATGAAGTTGATCCCAAACAATTAATACGCAAGGGAATTGACGGGATGCTTGAATCGCTTGATCCCTATACCGATTTTATCCCCGAGGAAGAACTGGAAGGATTCCGGATTACCACCACCGGGCAATATGCAGGCATTGGAGCCCTCATTGGGATTGTGAATAAAAAGACCATAATCACCCATCCCTACAAGAATTTTCCGGCCTACAAGGCTGGTCTTAAAGTTGGCGATGAAATCATTGCTGTGGATGGGGTTGATGCCCAAGGCAAATCTACGGCTGAGGTCAGTACCTTGTTGAAGGGCCCTGCTAAAACGGATGTGGAAATTCGCATCAGGCGGCAAGGCCAGAAAAACGATCTTGTGTTTAAAATAAAACGCGAGCGTATTAGTATTCGAAATGTGGCTTACGCAGGCATGCTTAATGAGGAGGTCGGTTACATCAAATTAGATGACTTTACTCCCGGTGCCGGAAAGGAAGTTGCCGATGCTACCGTAAAACTAAAACAGCAAGGTGCTAAAAAGTTAATACTCGACCTGCGTGATAACCCTGGGGGTATGTTGCACGAAGCCGTTAACATTGTTAACCTGTTTATTCCTAAAGGCAAAGAAGTGGTGAGCATGAAAGGCAAAGTGGCCGATTGGAATAAAACCTATACCACACTAAATAATCCGCTGGATACGGAAATTCCGATGATTGTGCTAACCGGAGAAGGTAGTGCCTCTGCATCTGAAATAGTAGCCGGAGCACTACAGGATTACGATAGAGCAGTGTTGATAGGAAGAAAAACTTTTGGCAAAGGGCTGGTGCAGGCTACCCGCCAGTTATCTTATAATGCCCAACTTAAAGTAACGACAGCAAAATACTATATACCAAGCGGACGGTGCATACAGGAGTTGGACTACACCCATCGCAATGCCGATGGAACGGTTGATAAAGTGGCTGATTCACTAAAAAAGGAATTTAAAACATCTAAAGGGAGGAAAGTTTTTGATGGTGGCGGGCTTGATCCGGATATTACTATTGAGCCCGAATACCTGGGTACAGTAACGGTGGCCCTCATCAGCGCAGGGCATATTTTTGAGTATGCATCAAAGTATTGCGGAGAGCACCCGGTGCAGCCCGATCTGAAAACATTCAGACTGCCCGATGCCGAGTACGATAAATTTATCGCTTGGCTTAAAGAACGTAAATTCAGTTATAGTACCCCGCTTGAGGCCGAAACTAAGCAGCTTATTGAAGCGGCAAAACAAGAACGGTACTATGCCGAACTGGCTAAAGACTTGGAGACTTTTAAAAATAAAGTTGAAACAAATAAAACGGCTGATTTTACTCGATTTAAACAGGAAATATCCGAAGTACTGGAACAACAAATTGCCTTTCATTACGCACTCAACGAAGGCCAGGCACTTGTTTCAATGTCGCGCGATAAGGCCATTTCGGAAAGTGTCAGCCTCTTGAGTGATTTGCAATCCTACCGGTTGATTTTGACACCGCAGTAA